One stretch of Candidatus Hydrogenedentota bacterium DNA includes these proteins:
- a CDS encoding ThuA domain-containing protein — protein sequence MTGNSTYWRVAHLRRYASFLLVWFFLAIALQSANGQPPEEVARVEAALPALARVAPAAPRKLLVFTLCKGFVHSSIPLGAKAVESMGAKTGAYAATISDDPSVFTPESLAQFDAVCMLNTTGELFDDDALKKSFADFVRGGKGLVGIHAATDCFYKWSEYGEMMGGYFDGHPWGAGDTVTCALDDPAHGLNAAFKGRGFDITDEIYQFQSKPYSREKLRVLVSLDIAKTNMNKDGLKRADNDYAISWARAYGQGRVFYCSLGHNESTYWNPAVLQHYLDGIQFALGDLAVDVTPSAALTPEQVEQSKSAGAQIMLDEGFKDLARYELGRDAALPKQFSELIIAGLGDEPKRADFEKRLTGLLESNPTNDGRQFAVKHLRLVAGEASIPVLATMLRQAETANDARYALEAMPAAGASAALREALRADGVVDAIGLINSLGERRDLECVTLVAPYLKSVDASETAAAAVALGKIGGEDAEKALFTSLLTARPERAGPYLDALLTAADMRMAKGEPERAAEIYEKLAAPDHSVRARVAGVQGLARTHSPKTVSAILRTLTESDEALQRGAALAARYVAGPDATREFATQLDKLPVSAQALLIEALADRGDAVALGAVTNAISSSDAGVSLAAVSALAALGNAASVVQLAELAGKTEGCTQTAARASLVRLRGPDVNNAIVAAVEKAEPAVRRELLRALGDRGAKESVPALLLAAKDSDETVRAQAYAALGQLAPADQLKAVVELLAVEQSETARAESEKAALAVLARNSDPAASAATVLSALPDVKQGIPAYCSILRVLGKINDPTAMEALLSATELKNADVRMTAVRALAEWPTAGPKENLLALAQSAEEAPLRDASLRGYLRMVELPDNVEELSPQYDAAFKASRSAEDRKLVLASIGRQHDPKLMELVAPLQEDAEVKQEAALALEQLKKVSYALNASRGNGDLYKAIDGDPATRWSTGEPQQPGQWFQIDMGYIANVRKVALDTTGSAGDYPREYSVFVSNDGKSWGDAVLKGTGNGPVTEIPLPHQRARFVKIEQTGKADGMFWSIHELKVEVE from the coding sequence ATGACCGGCAACAGTACCTATTGGCGCGTTGCGCACTTGCGGCGGTACGCGTCGTTTCTCTTGGTTTGGTTTTTTTTGGCAATAGCGCTGCAATCGGCCAATGGACAACCGCCCGAAGAAGTGGCGAGAGTGGAAGCGGCGTTACCCGCGCTCGCGCGCGTTGCGCCGGCAGCGCCGCGGAAGCTGCTCGTGTTCACATTGTGCAAGGGGTTTGTCCATAGCTCGATTCCGCTGGGAGCGAAGGCGGTCGAGTCCATGGGCGCAAAGACGGGCGCGTACGCAGCGACGATATCCGACGATCCGAGTGTGTTTACGCCGGAGAGCCTCGCACAGTTCGATGCCGTGTGCATGCTGAACACGACGGGCGAGTTGTTCGACGACGACGCGCTGAAGAAGTCGTTCGCGGACTTTGTGAGGGGTGGCAAGGGTCTTGTCGGCATTCACGCCGCGACGGACTGCTTCTACAAATGGTCCGAGTACGGCGAGATGATGGGCGGTTACTTCGACGGGCACCCGTGGGGGGCCGGGGATACCGTCACATGCGCGTTGGACGATCCCGCGCATGGGTTGAACGCGGCGTTCAAGGGCCGCGGTTTCGACATCACCGACGAGATTTACCAGTTCCAGTCGAAACCGTATTCGCGCGAAAAACTGCGCGTGCTGGTTTCGCTCGATATCGCCAAGACGAACATGAACAAGGACGGGCTAAAGCGCGCGGACAACGACTATGCGATTTCGTGGGCGCGCGCGTACGGGCAGGGGCGCGTTTTCTATTGTTCGCTCGGGCACAACGAGAGTACGTACTGGAACCCGGCGGTACTGCAGCATTATCTCGACGGGATTCAGTTTGCGTTGGGCGATCTCGCCGTGGACGTGACACCGAGCGCGGCGCTCACGCCGGAGCAGGTGGAGCAGTCCAAGTCGGCGGGCGCACAGATTATGTTGGACGAGGGATTCAAGGACCTGGCGCGGTACGAGCTGGGACGGGATGCGGCACTACCGAAGCAATTCTCCGAACTCATCATCGCGGGCCTGGGCGACGAACCGAAGCGCGCGGATTTTGAGAAGCGATTGACCGGGCTGCTGGAAAGTAACCCGACAAACGATGGACGCCAGTTCGCGGTGAAGCATCTACGGCTTGTCGCGGGCGAGGCGTCGATCCCGGTATTGGCGACAATGTTGCGTCAGGCGGAGACCGCGAATGACGCGCGATACGCTTTGGAGGCCATGCCCGCGGCCGGTGCGAGCGCCGCGCTACGAGAGGCGCTGCGCGCCGATGGAGTGGTCGACGCGATTGGACTCATCAACTCGCTGGGCGAACGCCGCGACCTTGAATGCGTCACGCTGGTCGCGCCATACCTGAAGTCGGTGGACGCATCCGAGACGGCGGCGGCCGCAGTTGCATTGGGAAAGATTGGCGGCGAGGACGCGGAAAAGGCGTTGTTTACATCGCTGCTGACCGCGAGACCGGAGCGAGCGGGGCCTTATCTCGACGCATTGTTGACTGCGGCCGACATGCGTATGGCAAAGGGCGAACCTGAGCGGGCCGCGGAAATCTACGAGAAACTTGCCGCACCGGACCATTCGGTCCGCGCCCGCGTTGCCGGTGTGCAAGGACTCGCGCGGACCCATTCGCCCAAGACGGTCTCGGCAATCCTGCGCACGTTGACGGAATCGGACGAAGCGTTGCAACGCGGCGCCGCGCTGGCCGCGCGTTACGTCGCCGGACCGGATGCGACGCGCGAGTTTGCGACGCAACTCGACAAACTCCCCGTGAGCGCGCAGGCCCTGCTCATCGAAGCGTTGGCGGACCGTGGCGACGCGGTCGCGCTGGGCGCGGTGACAAACGCGATCTCCAGTTCCGATGCCGGCGTATCGCTTGCGGCAGTGTCCGCATTGGCGGCGTTGGGTAACGCGGCCAGTGTTGTTCAACTCGCCGAACTGGCGGGCAAGACGGAAGGCTGTACGCAGACCGCTGCGCGCGCGAGTCTTGTGCGGCTTCGCGGCCCGGATGTCAATAACGCGATAGTCGCGGCGGTCGAGAAGGCCGAGCCCGCAGTGCGGCGCGAGTTGTTGCGCGCATTGGGCGATCGCGGCGCAAAGGAGAGCGTGCCCGCGCTGCTGCTGGCTGCGAAGGATTCCGATGAAACCGTGCGCGCGCAGGCGTACGCGGCGCTGGGCCAACTCGCGCCCGCGGACCAGCTAAAGGCGGTGGTCGAGTTGCTTGCGGTCGAACAAAGCGAAACCGCGCGCGCGGAAAGCGAGAAGGCGGCGCTCGCGGTGCTCGCGCGCAACAGCGATCCGGCTGCGTCGGCCGCTACGGTTCTATCCGCCTTGCCGGACGTGAAGCAGGGCATTCCGGCGTACTGCTCGATTCTTCGCGTGCTGGGAAAGATAAACGATCCGACCGCTATGGAAGCGCTGCTCTCCGCGACGGAACTGAAGAACGCCGACGTGCGGATGACGGCAGTCCGCGCATTGGCGGAATGGCCAACCGCCGGGCCGAAGGAAAACCTGTTGGCGTTGGCCCAGTCGGCGGAAGAGGCCCCGCTGCGCGACGCCTCGCTGCGCGGGTATCTGCGCATGGTGGAATTGCCGGATAACGTAGAGGAGTTGTCGCCTCAGTATGACGCGGCGTTCAAGGCGTCGCGCTCGGCGGAGGACCGCAAACTCGTGCTGGCGAGCATAGGAAGACAACACGATCCGAAATTGATGGAACTCGTCGCGCCCCTGCAAGAAGACGCGGAGGTAAAGCAGGAAGCGGCGCTGGCGCTGGAGCAATTGAAGAAGGTTTCGTACGCGTTGAATGCATCACGCGGCAACGGGGATTTGTACAAGGCGATTGACGGGGACCCGGCGACACGGTGGTCTACCGGCGAACCTCAACAGCCGGGACAGTGGTTTCAGATCGATATGGGGTATATCGCCAATGTGCGCAAGGTGGCGTTGGATACGACGGGGTCGGCGGGCGATTATCCGCGGGAGTATTCGGTGTTCGTTTCAAACGACGGGAAGTCTTGGGGAGATGCTGTTTTGAAAGGTACGGGAAATGGGCCCGTGACGGAGATTCCGCTTCCGCATCAACGGGCCCGGTTCGTGAAGATCGAGCAAACGGGCAAAGCGGACGGCATGTTTTGGTCGATTCATGAGCTGAAGGTAGAGGTCGAGTAG
- a CDS encoding SDR family oxidoreductase yields MNRLLEGQVAIVTGAGRGIGAATAKLFAAHGAHLVVSDLDQGPSENTAAEIRRDGGDAISVHGDVTDPAFPGAIMKAAIEKYEKLHILVNNAGYTWDGVIQKTSDEQWNAIVDVHLGAPFRMIRAAVPYMREAAKAEMAAGAAPEPRCIINVSSTSGLHGNAGQINYASAKMGVVGMTKTVAKEWGQFNIRCNAVAFGTIETRLIKAKEEAEQINVKGQVIQLGIPQHMRDMMTMMIPLGRTGTPEEAAGGILLLASPFASYITGHVLEVTGGFGI; encoded by the coding sequence ATGAACCGGTTGCTGGAAGGGCAGGTCGCGATCGTTACGGGCGCGGGACGCGGCATTGGCGCGGCTACGGCGAAGTTGTTCGCCGCTCATGGCGCGCACCTTGTCGTGTCGGACTTAGACCAGGGGCCTTCGGAGAATACCGCGGCGGAAATCCGGCGCGATGGCGGCGACGCGATTTCGGTGCACGGCGATGTCACCGATCCGGCGTTTCCCGGCGCAATCATGAAGGCGGCGATCGAGAAGTATGAAAAGCTGCATATTCTCGTGAACAACGCGGGCTACACATGGGATGGCGTGATCCAGAAGACCAGCGACGAGCAGTGGAACGCGATCGTCGATGTTCATCTCGGCGCCCCGTTTCGGATGATTCGCGCGGCAGTGCCGTACATGCGCGAAGCGGCGAAGGCGGAAATGGCCGCGGGTGCGGCGCCGGAGCCGCGATGCATTATCAATGTGTCGTCAACCTCGGGACTGCACGGAAACGCGGGCCAGATCAATTACGCTTCCGCGAAGATGGGCGTCGTGGGCATGACCAAGACGGTGGCGAAGGAGTGGGGACAGTTCAACATCCGGTGCAATGCGGTCGCGTTCGGGACCATCGAGACGCGCCTCATCAAGGCGAAGGAGGAGGCTGAACAGATCAACGTGAAGGGGCAGGTGATCCAACTGGGGATACCGCAGCACATGCGCGACATGATGACCATGATGATCCCCTTGGGGCGCACGGGCACGCCGGAGGAGGCGGCTGGCGGCATCTTGCTGCTGGCGTCGCCGTTCGCATCCTACATCACGGGCCATGTGCTCGAAGTGACGGGGGGATTCGGCATTTAG
- a CDS encoding cyclic nucleotide-binding domain-containing protein, producing the protein MGPQEIHNTIVQVPILEEFAPAERETLSALLQEVSEVRRLRKGHRMTREGSRGRNRGFILLSGSVRVQKSDMPDTKVTAPELLGEVMQFNPKRMRVATVLAHEDCLVLRFMWDDFWDAVTRYFEPDEQKKVREVLERRAWEHFTA; encoded by the coding sequence ATGGGCCCGCAAGAAATTCACAATACGATTGTGCAGGTGCCGATCCTCGAGGAATTTGCGCCGGCGGAGCGCGAGACGTTGTCGGCCTTGTTGCAGGAGGTATCGGAGGTGCGGCGCCTGCGCAAGGGGCACCGCATGACGCGGGAAGGCAGCCGCGGGCGCAACCGCGGATTCATACTGCTTTCCGGTTCGGTGCGCGTTCAGAAGTCGGACATGCCGGATACGAAAGTGACCGCGCCGGAACTGCTCGGCGAAGTAATGCAGTTCAATCCGAAAAGGATGCGCGTTGCGACGGTCTTGGCGCATGAGGACTGTCTCGTGTTGCGGTTTATGTGGGACGACTTTTGGGACGCGGTCACGCGCTACTTCGAGCCTGACGAACAAAAGAAGGTGCGCGAGGTGCTCGAGCGGCGCGCGTGGGAACATTTCACGGCGTAG